In Bradyrhizobium manausense, the sequence CCGGGGCAGCCGGATAAAATTGCGGGGCTGGAGCTAGGGCAGATGGCGGTCAAGACAGACCAGCGCGGGAACAGCAGGGTTATTTTCGAGCGCGGGATTTCGGCCCAGATGATGGGCATCGACGGTACCTGGCGGCGCGAATGCACCATGGAAGACGTCTCCGAGAGCGGTGCCAAGCTGACCATCGACGGCTCGGTGGAAGGCCTGCACCTGAAGGAATTTTTTCTCGTCCTGTCGTCCACGGGATTGGCTTATCGGCGCTGTGAACTGGCCTGGGTCAATGGCGACCAGATCGGCGTCAATTTCCTGAAGGTCGGCGACAAGAAGAAAAAGGCGCGTTCCACAGCC encodes:
- a CDS encoding PilZ domain-containing protein, which gives rise to MAVKTDQRGNSRVIFERGISAQMMGIDGTWRRECTMEDVSESGAKLTIDGSVEGLHLKEFFLVLSSTGLAYRRCELAWVNGDQIGVNFLKVGDKKKKARSTAVGA